The stretch of DNA CCGATGATGTTAGCTGAGATGCTGAGGGATTTGTCCGCATGTGAACGCGGGTATAATTTCTTTAAAGGAAGTAACTTGCTACTCCAGATCAAGGCTACTGAACATTTCTTCCAGTGAGAAGCCACCATCGACTACTTTATAGTCGTCAACAACATGATCCACAACCACAACGAAAGAATGAGACATTGGATCTCCCCAAATGGGCAAGGGAAGGGAAACGCTAACCAATCTGAGTGGAGAATGGATCAACTGGAAGCTATCCTAGTTAGGTGGAAGAGCAATCTTGAGGACTCTagaaatacttcattgagctGGACGGACTTGAAGGAATTCAGCAATATTCTCCCCTGCGGGTCCTCAGACAGTTCGGAATGATTCAAGATGTGCCTCTGTGGACAAGGACAACATTATACGAGGATGAGTACAATGGGCAGATTCCAATCCCCAGGATAAGAAGGCTCCAAGAAGAGTGGAACGACCTGGTCACAATGCCTATGGGTCAAAACTCGTGGTGTACTCCTGAGTATTACGTCTGGATCAACGAGGAAGAAGAGCTAGCCCGGCCAAGCAGAGAGGGTATTGCCTGGTTAGAGGACTTAGTGGTTGCTTTGCAGATTTACAGTGAGATCCTGCCACATTACCTTGTGACCACTTCAATGCACcgtcaagtggtcccaggatccaTTGACCACATGTTGTCACCTGCTGAAGATGATGACCGGGTAGTTGAGTGCATCCAAATAGAGTATAGAAAAAAGCCAAAAGAAGATTCGGAGGAGGAGTCAGAGTTCAACGATGACGAGTAGGATTTTGAGGAAGACTTAGAGGAGGATCTAGAAGAGGAGCCAGAAGAAGAAGAGGATATGGGAAACAACtcaggggatggttattagagttggttgaGTTCCCTTTCTTTCCCACTCTGTACCTTTATCCCCATTTCTCTCTTTGCTTTCCAAAAGGGCAAGTTATCCAAGCTGATGCAGTTCTATGAAACAGTGATGTAATCCTTGTTCCCACTTgtatcagtccaaattatcaatgaaaacaaatttcttcggatctaaatgtgtcaagtctaaatgtcTGTCAAACATCTGcgatttaggcctacctccggcaatgagagTTCCCTGCGAATTCTATGAAACACACTAGCTATAATGCACGAATTAATTGCTCTGTGTGATTTCCTGCTTATATAAGTGAAAAACCTGACTCttattcctttttcttttctttcttccgaTTCTTCTTTTGCTCTATTATTATCccacaaaacaaaaagaaagttggtttgtgtcgaccaaaaCTAGCGGAACCACCATACAATCTAAGATCAAaggtgtaaggccccataaaattttacaaaaagaAAATATTGTTTCGTGGTGTCAAATTGATTTTATGTGTTGTGTATTTCCGTGTCATTATGCGGCTcgtactttttggattgaacaatgcacaggaaagtaaaggAAGACTTTTGGTGGAAaagcgcatttatgcggtccattatgcaaccgcataatcactctgcgggccataTAATGGATGCAGAAGTGAGAAGGGGAGGGTAAgtttggaagcaattatgcggtcgactatgcgatcgcataactgttctgcggtgcattatgcgacaacagaacagttatgcggaccgcatagtgaccgcatacacaggtaGTTCTTTTGGCtgttttgtaaccaattatgcgaccgatatgcggtccgcatatcggttatccgattgcatatgcgatcgcagaccttgttccggagctccatttttgggtttttaaaactcgaccctatttcgttaagtacactctttgggccatttttgagctataatctgacattttagagtgagagagagtgccctagagttgagaaggtgttcttcaattcttgcccaagttttggaagattaagaagggaaactcactagatcttcatcctagaggtaagattctacaccctaacccctaattttaaaattatctgaaaatgggtaattagcaagataattgttgggcatgagagttgtttattttacatgcatatgaTATCAAGgcgtgtaggaagattgttgaactaagcatgataaatattgggttgtgggatgatggaattctccataaaaggaccttgaaaccttatgcacacctagtgtttgataaaatgctcaaatgagctagaactatgatcatcttcctaattttgattcaatttattatatttctacaatagattgaagttactaagaattctgaaacatttagagtgtaaagaAGCTCAAGAGACgtatgttgtctaaactcttctcttagaattggatcccatgatatttatgtgaattatgtaagtcccgagtggatcattataaaattggttgttccaagtaagattgggttgaaatatatatgttcaacaagtatttcaaatgctttatttatgttgtgttatcaattgaggatgtgtcaaAAATATGGGCTGGGCATTAtaaatgttcgacttcaagttaaattcaaacaaaggctattatgccaaattttgtgaaatatctctatgtgccttagactcttaattgctcacatgtgtactacatgccttgatttgaattgttgttgttgttgttgatgatgttgatgttagaaagtgaaaaggtgagcatgaaatactaaatatggccaacgtgccaagaatgatcttataataatggccattagtgccaatgaaatgaaaagatatgaaagtaatatgaaatgtgatgattgatataaaaaggttgatgtctcgaataagacagcctagccggtcgggtcgtgatcggacaccatgccgcatacatggtggtgattgtgctggaaattgtaatttaaattgtgattgtggtcaatgtccctaatggatagcctagccgatcgggtggtgatcggactccgtgttaaagacggtggtattgatattgagagtaattgtggttgatgtctctaatgagataacctagccgatcgggtcgtgatcggactccgtactgagattacggtggtactggtattatgaataatggtattatggacattggtatatcgatactaaaaatttCACAATGCGAGATatgaaaatttatttgaacattgtcttgatcctaaattaaggtttgatgttgattaagatctttcattgatattatgataatcttgtttgtattatttgtcattctattgagagggtgtttagttatacatactaatgctattcaacggtactaacatcccttttgccgggggcgctgcatctttaaatggatgcaggtggttacacagcaggagatattgatcagtgatagaagtacaccttcttcccagctgatttGGTAGGCCCCACTTCATACTGGGGTCATAAATATTTTGTACGTTGTGTattatgtttgaggtatagccggggccttattgccggcattatcattgtactctttctTATCTATAGAGACTCCGttgacatagtgtgggttgtgtattggtgctgggaaagacaaactcgttatgttgtatttgaattactatttccatttcagattatgaaaaatttGTGGAACGGAGACTTTAAAAAAATGAagtaactattggtaatgaattggtattataGACATGATCATGTTTGTGTCTAATTAATGAAGTTAagtattatctttattcatggatgagtttgggtagaatgaaatctaacaagcttgcttagtcgggttcactcggttgagcgctggtcacgctcctcggttttgAGGCGTGACAAAAGGGAAAGATGTCAGCCGCAGAAAATCTAactgaacatgctctggtcatagccgacaGACCGGGACGATCAGGGGAAAAAGACGACACCAGAAATGATGAACATGTGGCCAGGATGGCCCAGGAAATAGAATCTCTAAGGGAGGAGGTACATCATATCAGGGAACTCGCGCACCTGGCCGTGGCAACACTTCCTCAACCACCTCGATTCCCTTCTTTGGATTCACTCCCTGATCACTTTCCTTCCACATCACGCCAAAAGAACAATACCCCAACTTCAGCTCCTACCACTCAAGTCATCCCTTCATTAACCCCCGCAAACCCACTAAATCCCCCTATCCACACTCCCTACGTACCACAGTACGTTCAGACACCACAAAATCTGCCTATTACTATCAATGCAACTCATACCCCTCCTCGCGACGGAGTCACTTTTACCATTAACCAGCACATACATGAGGCACATGCCGCCGCCCATGAGCGGTACGTTCCCCCTGTATATTCCATTTCTGAACCTACCTTTACAGCATCTGTCACGGTTAGGGTTccttatgagattgaccaatATGCCGAGATGGAAAGAGAAGTCAGGCGTAAGGAAGAAGAGTCAGTATCTGAGCAGTTGCAAATTTTGAGAAAGCAAATGAAAAGCCTTCAAGTTGCCCGAGGAAGATAAAGTTTGGACTACGAGGATCTGTGTATTAATCCGGATGTGGATATGCCAGCAGTGTATAAACCCCCAAAGTTTTATATCTTCAATGAGATGGGTGATCCTCAAGCACATTTGAGGGCATATTGTAACAAGTTAGTCGTAGTGGGGAAGAATGAGAAACTAAGGATGAAGTTATTTATAAGAAGTTTGACAGGAGAAGCACTCACCTGGTATACTCGACAGGATCCGCAAAATTAGAGAACTTGGCAAGATATGGCGGAGGACTTCATGAATCGTTTTCGATTCAATACAGAGATCACTCTCGATCGGTTCGCACTGGTGAACCTACAGAAAAACCCATTAgagtcattccaagaatatgcacaTCGGTGGAGGTCAGAGGCCGCCACAGCGCAATCTCTATTGGACGACAATGaattaaccaagtatttcatcagAGCCTAGGAAGGGATATACTTTGAAAATATAACGGGAATAATGGGACAGAAATTCCCCGAGCtggtcaagatgggagatttcttagaagaggGTATAAAATCTAGTAAAGTACAATCCATGGCAGCACTGCAAGTGGCCGGCAAAGCCATCCAATCAGGGTCAATCGGTAgtggaaagaagaagaaagaggatgTCTCAGCAGTCGTCCCTTACTATCAATCCAACCCACATCACGGAAACACTTCCTACTCCCCAAACAATCATTCACCACCACCCACTTACGCTCCAGCCTATAACACCCAGCCATATTACCACcctcaaccataatacaaccCTCCTAgagccaacaacaaccaaaatCCGCAACGACCATCTGATCTTGATCAAACCACTACTCACCAAAACCGACCTGCTTATCACCATGCCCTTGTCCAAACTTTGAAGAGAAGGGTCCTAGAAATTATACCCTGATTGCTGAGCCTCTGGCCCAATTGTTCTGGAGATTGAAAAGAGCAGGATTGATACACCTAGTAGAAGCAAGGGTTCCTGAACATCCCTCCAAGTATTTTCACGCAACTAAAAGATGTGTGTACCATTCAAATGTACCTgggcatgatactgaagattgttttaAGCTAAAAAATGAGATTGAAACCCTGATCAAGAGCGTAGCCATTCAGTGCACTCTAGCACCGCCCAATGTGAATAGCAATCTGCTGCCAAATCACTGAACCAGGGAGCTAACATGATCATATTGGATGAAGAGTATGACCTAAAGGACACAATCATCACTATAGGAAATGTAGAAGCCACCAGGATCCCTTCTCAAATGGCTCCAATGATTACAGTACACTTGAGGCCTACAGTGACGGTTCAGACTTATCTGCAACAACCTGCGGTTGCTACAAGAGACGAAGAAAGTCAGGAATACAAAACCGTCCCATAGACGTACCAACAAAAGAGAAAGGCCAAAATGACAGACTCTGCCACAACCCATGGTATGACTAGGTATGGGAGATTCTACACTCCTGAAGATGTCAATCGAGGAAACCCGGGGGGAGAGAAAATTCAAATAAGGAACATAATGAACCCAGAAGCCGCCGAGTTTTGgaacaaaatatcaatgaaagagTATTCTGTGGAGGAGAAGCTGAAGAAAACTCCAGCACATATATCAATCATGGATCTCTTAATGAGTTCCGACAGTCATAAAGATGCCCTATTGAAAGTATTAAGTGGGGTAAATGTACCAAGTAACACCATTAGTGAGGCGCTGGCCGCAACAATTGGGAAAATGCGCgaagcaaacatgatcactttcagaagagaTGAACTTCTTGTCGAAGGCGCAAGTCATAACAAGGCTCTTCATATCACTGTCAAATATGGGGACAAAGTGGTGTCCCGAGTGTTGGTCGATGGAGTTAGGAATTCATTtgagggaagtcaaggaaagccaTGTGAGGGTGAGGGCCTTTGAGTTTTTGTATaaggatgttattggagaaatttatttggccTTGCAGATCGGGCCGATCAATTTTCCCATATTGTTTCAAGTAATGGACATCTCCTCTTCCTACAACTTGCTACCGGGAAGGCCCTGGATACATATGGCAAGGGTCGTCCCATACACTTTACACCAATGCATGAAATTTGAGTGGGGATGTCAGGATATCGTTGTTCATGGCGAATGGGGTCACTCCGCTTATTTGGAGTATATTGTTCCGTTCATTGAAGGGCTAGACGAAGTTGCTTTTCATGCGGTGGAAATCATGCAGACCGCCGAAATGgaaaagactgaacaaaacttggGAATGCAATCGTCGTATAGATCCAAGATGGCTATGAGAGaaatgatgaaatatggatacatGCCAGTAATAGGGCTGGGATCCAGGTCGAACGGAATCATAAAGCCAATTGAACAGAATGAGCATAAAGGAATGGTCGGCATAGGATATCAGCCTCTAGAAGGGAAAACTCCTATCGTTAGCTCCGAGAAAAAGGTTTTTGTGCCAGATCATGTTTCAAGTTCGAGTCAAAGTTCAGTACCAAAAGATGACATCATCGAAGGAATGGCAAAGATGTTcatgaatatgattgaagaattTCATGAAGGGACTGACATCAAGACACTGACTATCAGGGATGCCGAACCAGGGGAAGTGCTGCGGCATTGGACCGCTAGTCCATCTTTGGTTCGCCGGGAGGCTTGGTTGTATGGAactgtaaaagttttcttttgaaaagcaCACGGTCAATTGAGGTATGTACCATGTCTGTACCTTTTTGTTATTTGCCTCTTTTGAACGCTTAAGGCGTTCcttttttgatgaaataaaagaataattttcAAATATTGCAACCTTATTTACCTCTTTAAttatacttagtttttcttttcagtaatcaaaatgCTAAAAACCAGCATTCCATGATTATGACATGTTACAATACCGTTGAGCCCAATTACCCGGATTACGAAGAGTATAATGAGAGCATGATGCCAAATAATCTCCCGTAGGAGTTCGAGAAGTTGGAAAGTCAGAAAAATCCTAACCTCCAAGAGACAGAAGTGGTCAATCTTGGAAGCGAAGAAGATTTAAAGGAAACCAGAATTAGCATTCACCTAGAAGGCTAGCATAAGGAAAAGCTAGTATAACTCCTCCGATAGTACATCAATGTGTTCGTatggtcgtatgatgacatgccagGATTAAGTACTGACATTGTCTCGCATAGACTGCCCACCAATCCTACCAGACCACCAGTCAAGAAGAAACCCAGAAAATTCATACCCGATTTAAGTCTGAGGATAAAGGAAGAAGTGACCAAACAGATAGAAGCAAATGTAGTAAGGGTCACCAACTATCCAAGCTGGTTGGCAAATATCGTCCCAATACCCAAGAAAGACGAGAAGATCATAAAATGTGTGGACTATCGAGATCTCAACAAATCCATCCCAATGATTTCCCTCTGCCAAATATCCATATCCTCATCGACAACTGTGCGAAGCATGAATTGCAGTCATTTGTGGATTGTTTCGCTCGATATCACCAAATCTTGATGCACGAGGAAAATGCAGAGAAGATAGACTTCACCACACCTTGGGGAGTTTACTGTTATagagtcatgccattcggtttcaTGAACGTTggtgccacctacatgagggccatgatgaccctttttcatgacatgattcataaggagattgaagtgtatgtggatgatgtcatcataaagtcTCGGAAGAGTTCAGGGCACTTGGATGATTTGAGGAAATTTTCGAACGCCTATGAAGGTATAGTTTGAAGTTGAACCCGGCAAAGTGTGCATTAGGAGTCCCCACTAGAAAGCTGTTGGGCTTCATTGTAAGCAGGAATGGAATAGAACTGAACCCATAAAAAATCAAGGTCATTCAGGAATTACCACCACCGAAGAGCAAGAAAGATGTCATGAGTTTCCTGGgcagattg from Nicotiana tomentosiformis chromosome 11, ASM39032v3, whole genome shotgun sequence encodes:
- the LOC138901462 gene encoding uncharacterized protein — protein: MARVVPYTLHQCMKFEWGCQDIVVHGEWGHSAYLEYIVPFIEGLDEVAFHAVEIMQTAEMEKTEQNLGMQSSYRSKMAMREMMKYGYMPVIGLGSRSNGIIKPIEQNEHKGMVGIGYQPLEGKTPIVSSEKKVFVPDHVSSSSQSSVPKDDIIEGMAKMFMNMIEEFHEGTDIKTLTIRDAEPGEVLRHWTASPSLVRREAWLYGTTAHQSYQTTSQEETQKIHTRFKSEDKGRSDQTDRSKCSKGHQLSKLVGKYRPNTQERREDHKMCGLSRSQQIHPNDFPLPNIHILIDNCAKHELQSFVDCFARYHQILMHEENAEKIDFTTPWGVYCYRVMPFGFMNVGATYMRAMMTLFHDMIHKEIEVYVDDVIIKSRKSSGHLDDLRKFSNAYEGQHDETGRKEQAIYYLRKKFMSCKAKYTLIERTCCALTWIAQKLRHYMSVYTTHLISRLNPLKYIFEKPMPIGKLAKMKIFLTQFDSVYITQMAIKGQALADHLEENLVDGDYEPLTTYFSDEEVLFAGEDIAESYPGWRIFFDGATNFKVVGIGEVLILESGQHYPASAKIRFLCTNNMIEYEARILGIRMAVDMNVKELLELCKKFRKIEFKHIPRIQNEFIDGLATLSSMIQHPDKNYIDPIEVEIRDQHAYFFHVDEELDGKPWYHDIKKFLTTREYLENAINGQNRALRRLANHLFLNG